CCTCTTTGGTTTGACGCAGTGGTTTGGTGAAGGATCTAAAAAAATCTCTTCGATTCGCCACTATTTGACACCATCATCCATCATATTGACAAGATTTGACTTGGTTTTAAACTCATCTGTCAATCCATCCGGTTTAAATGTATTGGCTACAGCTGTTTTCACGTTTGCCTGCGGTGCATGACACTGAGAACAGTTGAATCTACCCTGATAGAGGTGATTGAGTTTTTTAACTTTGGCAAGCTTGATATCGCCTACGTTACCCATGTCACCCTTTTGGATACCGACTTTTTTACCTTCTTTGACCAATTCACCGTTTTTATAGACTGTTGTCGGTCTGTAGTTGGTAAAGTGAGATGGCGGAATAGGTGTAGCACCTACGCCTTTTGCCACATCAGGCATATGACATCCAAGACATTGGTTGTTGTCTTTGGTGATCGGCAGCAATCCTTCCACTGAGTGAGGGATCATTGGTGGTGCATTGACATACGCTCTTTCAAACTTTGGAGCAGTTCCAGGAGCAGGTCTGTCATCTTTTCCTTTTACCGGTGCAACCTTTTCATCGAAAAGTGATGTTTTTCTCAGACCCAATACTGTCTCATCAACTACTTTTTTGTTTCCGAGATCTTCTTTGTCAATTCTCTTGGGATCACATACATCTTTGTTGATATCGATCACCTTAGCCTCTGCCACAGCTGCAGCTGCTGCATGTTCCGTCGCTTTGTCTGTTGGCACACCTGCACCACCCTTGATGGAAGCAGCGATCGCTTTCATGTCAGCATCCGAGAGTGAAGCGACCTGGCCTTTCATAAGACCTTTCATCGCTCCGCCGTAGGTACCGTTCTTATAGCCCTTGAGCGCGACAAGAATATCTGCTTCACTCATATCTTTTACGATCTTGGACTTACCCATTGCTTTTTTCTCAAAATGCTGTCCGTGACATCCTGCACATGCTGCCGTACTTGCACCATACAGTGCTGAAGCAGCAAGCAGTGAACCCAATGCCATTACCTTGATTACTTTTGTCATTTCTTCTCCTTTAA
This DNA window, taken from Sulfurovum lithotrophicum, encodes the following:
- a CDS encoding nitrate reductase cytochrome c-type subunit, which codes for MTKVIKVMALGSLLAASALYGASTAACAGCHGQHFEKKAMGKSKIVKDMSEADILVALKGYKNGTYGGAMKGLMKGQVASLSDADMKAIAASIKGGAGVPTDKATEHAAAAAVAEAKVIDINKDVCDPKRIDKEDLGNKKVVDETVLGLRKTSLFDEKVAPVKGKDDRPAPGTAPKFERAYVNAPPMIPHSVEGLLPITKDNNQCLGCHMPDVAKGVGATPIPPSHFTNYRPTTVYKNGELVKEGKKVGIQKGDMGNVGDIKLAKVKKLNHLYQGRFNCSQCHAPQANVKTAVANTFKPDGLTDEFKTKSNLVNMMDDGVK